GTCGGGACCTGGACCTGCGGCCGGAGCCCGTAGGTCAGTGACCGACCGACTGACAGAAGCCGCAACGGTTGCAGCCGACGGCGGGCTCGATCAGGCAGGGGCTGCCTTCGTCGGGTGCCACGAGCGCGAGGGTGAGGTGGCTCGGGTGGGTGAGCCACGCGGGCCGCGCGACACCCGACGGCGTCGATCCGGCGGGCACGAGCGGTCTGGGCGCGGCATGGGGCAGAGCCACGCGGGGAGCTTGCCCGAGGCGCCGGGCAAGTGCCGACCTGACGACGGCGCGGACCTGGTCTTCGTTCATGCCTCGGCCCTGGCTTGGCGCCGGTCTCGCGCCGGCCGAACGGTGGGGGCCTCGTCGATGGCATCGACGATGCCGACAATCGCGGCGTCGACTGCGGCACCGGGCTGCCCGATGGCGGCGCCTGCCGATTTCCCTTCGAGTACGACCAGCACGCGTTCACCCACCCCGGCGCCAACGCCGTCGACGGCGAGCAGCGCCGGGCCGAGCTCCGCCCCGTCCGGCGCGACGGGCTGCACGAGCAGCAACTTCTTCGCCTCGAGCTCCGCGCTCTTCTTCGTCGACACGAGCGGGCCGACGACCCGGGCAATCTGCATCACGC
The Acidobacteriota bacterium DNA segment above includes these coding regions:
- a CDS encoding EutN/CcmL family microcompartment protein, with amino-acid sequence MQIARVVGPLVSTKKSAELEAKKLLLVQPVAPDGAELGPALLAVDGVGAGVGERVLVVLEGKSAGAAIGQPGAAVDAAIVGIVDAIDEAPTVRPARDRRQARAEA